Proteins from a single region of Trichoderma asperellum chromosome 3, complete sequence:
- a CDS encoding uncharacterized protein (EggNog:ENOG41): MRPLHAILRCNSRPPLTRACQFKSHRRLSLRLIAPNNTQRRTSLRLIATTSAANMPGSDAPPAAKQKQINLLRGWPSPDLLPADLLSAACQRILADPVESVPILQYAPDPGYQPLRERLAQWLGQHYGVEPDANRICITGGASQNLACILQSFTDPHYTRVVWMAAPCYHLSFGIFEDSGFAGRLRAAPEDDEGLDVEELERRLVAWESAEKRKPNQEPQPFKDPGPYRKLYRHVIYAVPTCSNPSGKTLSVHRRESLVKLARKYDALVICDDVYDFLQWPLEGPPTAERPPEMRLPRLCDIDMSMGRAENDPQGFGHTVSNGSFSKIAGPGVRTGWAEGTPAFALGLSKTASSMSGGAPSQLCAAMLADLIRTGELANFIETKTRPALQRRHKIVMDAVKQYLAPLGVVSSESSIQGENVYGGYFVWLTLAQGPSGLLVSDAALKEENIVLGRGSMFAVRGDEEGAKFDNQIRLCFSWEPEEALVDAIRRLGLLIQRMQANIGYYEQLVGGVTDNNRPVSSWV; this comes from the exons ATGCGCCCTTTGCATGCCATATTGCGGTGCAATTCACGCCCTCCACTAACACGAGCTTGCCAATTCAAGTCCCACCGCAGGCTGTCATTGAGATTAATAGCTCCAAACAACACTCAAAGACGCACTTCCCTGCGCCTCATTGCAACGACCTCTGCGGCCAACATGCCCGGCTCAGACgctccaccagcagcaaagcaaaagcaaatcaACTTATTGCGCGGATGGCCCTCACCTGATCTTCTCCCCGCAGACCTCCTCTCAGCAGCCTGCCAGCGCATCCTGGCAGACCCCGTCGAGAGCGTCCCCATCCTTCAATATGCACCCGACCCAGGCTACCAGCCGCTGAGGGAGAGGCTGGCCCAGTGGCTCGGCCAGCACTATGGCGTTGAGCCAGATGCCAATCGCATTTGTATCACGGGCGGCGCAAGCCAGAATCTGGCGTGCATTCTCCAGAGCTTCACGGATCCGCATTACACCAGGGTTGTGTGGATGGCCGCTCCTTGCTACCACTTGTCGTTTGGCATATTCGAGGACTCGGGCTTTGCGGGAAGATTGAGAGCAGCACcggaggatgacgaggggCTCGATgttgaggagctggagagaagGCTGGTCGCTTGGGAGAGCGCAGAGAAGCGCAAGCCAAATCAAGAG CCCCAGCCATTCAAAGATCCTGGCCCGTATAGAAAGCTCTATAGGCATGTTATCTACGCTGTGCCGACATGCTCCAACCCATCAGGGAAGACACTATCTGTCCACCGACGCGAGAGTCTTGTTAAACTAGCTCGGAAGTACGATGCTCTCGTTATCTGCGACGATGTCTATGATTTCTTGCAGTGGCCGCTCGAGGGACCTCCTACTGCTGAACGGCCGCCAGAAATGAGACTCCCCAGGCTGTGCGATATCGACATGTCGATGGGTCGGGCAGAGAACGATCCCCAAGGTTTTGGACATACAGTGAGCAATGGGTCCTTTAGCAAGATTGCGGGACCAGGCGTTCGGACGGGATGGGCAGAAGGCACTCCGGCCTTTGCTTTAGGACTGTCCAAGACGGCATCTTCTATGTCTGGCGGTGCTCCAAGTCAGCTCTGTGCCGCGATGCTAGCCGATTTGATTCGGACTGGCGAGCTGGCGAACTTCATCGAGACCAAGACTCGGCCGGCTTTACAAAGGCGGCACAAGATTGTGATGGACGCTGTAAAACAGTACTTGGCTCCCCTTGGTGTCGTATCAAGCGAATCTAGCATCCAGGGCGAGAACGTTTATGGTGGCTATTTCGTATGGCTTACACTAGCTCAGGGGCCGTCAGGACTGCTGGTCTCAGATGCTGCGttaaaagaggaaaatatcGTTCTTGGAAGAGGGAGCATGTTTGCGGTTcgaggagacgaagaaggTGCCAAGTTTGACAACCAGATCAGACTATGCTTCTCCTGGGAACCGGAGGAGGCACTCGTCGATGCCATCCGGAGGCTTGGGCTCCTGATACAACGAATGCAGGCCAACATTGGTTATTATGAACAATTAGTAGGTGGAGTCACAGACAATAATCGTCCCGTTAGTAGTTGGGTGTAA
- a CDS encoding uncharacterized protein (SECRETED:SignalP(1-21)~CAZy:GH125), whose amino-acid sequence MSLQRFAIALLGIGAVTPALGRDDSQVPLPNYADFCPDYALYSTYPHRPFSTGPLALPFQRPSPQCRTFQSDEIERVIKEVTSRIKDPDLARLFENTFPSTTDTTVKFHTNGDKETAFVRLDGRRQDDGAWEGPQSFIITGDIIAEWLRDSTNQLRPYQALAKKDPAIFSLILGAINTQSEYVIQSPYCNAFQPPPISELPVSANGQDDLVHPAYEPSAVFECKYELDSLAHFLALGNDFYDHTGSTDFVNKRWLLAVDTLLVVLRQQSQSTFDPETNQYERNTYTFQRWTNTGTETLNLQGVGNPLNSETGLVRSAFRPSDDATILGFFIAANAMMSVELSRAAKVLQAAGKTTLAGKLAKWSEQLRAGVLEHGVVKHKKYGDVFAYEVDGYGSSILMDDANYPSLLALPVMGFCDVDDPIYQNTRKMLLEKKGNPYYLKGKAFQGIGGPHIGLENAWPMSLLLQAQTSNDDKEIKACIDLVMKASPRGLIHESVDVNYVNQYTRSWFAWANGVFAVTILDLAKRKPHLVFGPGAEPYEM is encoded by the exons ATGTCTCTCCAGCGCTTCGCGATCGCACTGCTGGGCATCGGCGCAGTGACGCCGGCCCTTGGCCGAGACGACTCGCAAGTTCCGCTGCCCAACTACGCCGACTTCTGTCCTGATTATGCCCTTTACTCTACATATCCGCA TCGTCCCTTCAGCACTGGCCCCCTCGCCTTGCCTTTCCAGCGACCCAGTCCACAATGCCGGACGTTTCAATCGGACGAAATCGAGAGGGTCATCAAAGAAGTAACGTCTCGGATCAAGGATCCAGATCTGGCACGCCTTTTCGAGAATACATTCCCCTCCACCACGGATACAACTGTGAAATTCCATACGAATGGCGACAAAGAAACGGCCTTTGTCCGCCTTGACGGGCGGCGGCAAGACGACGGCGCATGGGAGGGACCCCAGTCGTTTATCATTACCGGAGATATCATTGCAGAGTGGCTGCGTGATTCGACAAATCAGCTTCGTCCTTACCAAGCTCTAGCCAAGAAGGACCCCgccatcttcagcttgaTACTCGGTGCGATCAACACGCAGTCCGAGTATGTCATTCAGTCGCCGTACTGCAATGCGTTCCAACCACCTCCTATCAGCGAACTACCCGTCTCTGCTAATGGTCAGGACGACTTGGTGCACCCGGCGTACGAGCCGAGCGCTGTGTTTGAGTGCAAATACGAGCTTGATTCTCTGGCGCACTTTTTGGCGTTGGGAAATGACTTTTACGACCACACCGGGTCAACTGACTTTGTGAACAAACGATGGCTCCTCGCCGTTGACACTCTATTGGTGGTATTGAGGCAGCAGTCACAATCAACATTTGATCCGGAAACGAATCAGTATGAAAGAAACACCTACACTTTCCAGCGGTGGACCAATACCGGCACTGAGACACTCAACCTACAAGGCGTCGGAAACCCGCTGAATAGCGAGACTGGGCTGGTTCGCTCGGCATTCAGACCAAGCGACGATGCTACTATACTGGGCTTCTTCATTGCAGCAAATGCCATGATGTCTGTGGAGCTTAGTCGGGCTGCCAAGGTGCTGCAGGCTGCAGGTAAAACGACGCTGGCTGGAAAGCTGGCCAAGTGGAGCGAGCAGCTTCGCGCTGGAGTTTTGGAGCATGGTGTTGTTAAGCACAAGAAATATGGTGATGTGTTCGCCTATGAGGTTGATGGATATGGCTCTTCCATCTTGATGGATGATGCCAACTACCCTtcgcttcttgctcttccggTGATGGGATTCTGTGACGTTGACGATCCTATATATCAAAACACAAGGAAGATGCTGTTGGAAAAGAAGGGCAACCCATACTACTTGAAGGGCAAGGCTTTCCAAGGAATTGGAG gacCTCACATTGGCTTGGAAAATGCTTGGCCCATGAGCCTGCTGCTTCAAGCCCAGACTTCAAACGACGACAAAGAGATCAAGGCATGTATCGACTTGGTGATGAAAGCGTCTCCTCGCGGACTTATTCACGAGAGCGTGGATGTCAATTACGTGAACCAGTACACGCGAAGCTGGTTTGCTTGGGCGAACGGCGTCTTTGCTGTGACGATTTTGGATTTGGCAAAGCGAAAACCGCATTTGGTCTTTGGGCCGGGGGCTGAGCCGTATGAGATGTAA
- the ESA1 gene encoding Histone acetyltransferase — MAGGTPHGEPSVGSDTPRQKGKATPETLKMGCIAWVEKDGQPRRAEILSIKETKSGKHFYCNFDNFNKRLDEWVPVARIDFTQDVEWPNPEKDKPKDSKTKKAPSTQPKKSQVSKKAQKRPGKREQSVTSEATTPHPWTDLNETQSQRKSSSVGPEADTQVNVSFEASATPGAGDDLLADEKEEEDKKDEHGFSREEEIEKLRTSGSMTQNPAEISRIRNISKVQFGKHDLFPWYFSPYPESFAQEDVIYICEFCLSYYGDEIAFTRHRKKCTLQHPPGNEIYRDDYVSFFEIDGRRQRTWCRNLCLLSKMFLDHKTLYYDVDPFLFYVMTMRTDKGCHIVGYFSKEKESADAYNVACILTLPQYQRKGYGRLLIQFSYELSKIEGKLGSPEKPLSDLGLLSYRQYWSENILDLLLGYNERDEKATIEAISTALAMTTQDVEHTLQAMKMQVYHKSDHKIVIPEKLIEQREKQKLKRKRVLDPQKIQWKPPVFTASSRTWGW, encoded by the exons ATGGCTGGCGGCACACCCCATGGTGAGCCCTCTGTCGGCTCCGACACACCGCGCCAGAAAGGCAAGGCGACACCGGAGACGCTGAAAATGGGCTGCATTGCTTGGGTCGAGAAGGATGGCCAGCCGCGACGAGCCGAAATCTTGAGCATAAAAGAAACGAAGTCTGGGAAACATTTCTACTGCAATTTTGACAATTTCAACAAACGTTTGGACGAATGGGTACCGGTTGCGAGAATCGACTTCACACAGGACGTCGAATGGCCAAATCCTGAAAAAGACAAGCCAAAGGATTCCAAAACCAAGAAGGCTCCATCAACTCAACCGAAGAAGTCGCAAGTATCGAAGAAAGCACAGAAGAGGCCTGGGAAGCGCGAACAGTCGGTTACTAGCGAAGCTACAACACCCCACCCTTGGACAG ATCTTAACGAAACGCAGAGCCAGCGAAAATCATCATCAGTTGGGCCGGAGGCAGACACACAAGTAAATGTTAGTTTTGAAGCGAGCGCAACACCGGGCGCAGGAGATGACCTGCTCGccgatgaaaaagaagaggaagacaagaAAGACGAGCATGGCTTTAGCCGGGAGGAAGAGATTGAAAAACTGCGCACTTCGGGTTCGATGACACAAAATCCGGCCGAAATATCCCGAATCAGAAATATATCAAAAGTCCAGTTTGGGAAGCACGACTTATTCCCATGGTACTTCTCGCCTTACCCAGAGAGTTTTGCGCAAGAAGATGTCATATATATCTGCGAATTTTGCCTTAGCTATTATGGGGATGAGATAGCGTTCACACGACACCGAAAGAAGTGTACGTTGCAGCACCCACCGGGCAACGAGATCTACCGAGACGACTACGTATCCTTTTTCGAGATTGAtggacggcggcagcggacCTGGTGTCGCAATCTGTGTCTCTTATCCAAGATGTTTCTCGACCACAAGACACTCTACTACGATGTAGATCCCTTCCTGTTCTACGTCATGACAATGCGAACGGATAAGGGATGCCATATCGTAGGATACTTTtccaaggagaaggaaagtgCTGATGCATACAATGTGGCTTGTATTCTGACACTTCCACAATATCAGCGAAAGGGCTACGGTCGTCTCTTGATTCAGTTCTCATATGAGCTGTCTAAGATTGAAGGCAAACTTGGCTCTCCAGAAAAGCCTCTATCTGATCTTGGTCTCCTCAGTTACCGTCAGTATTGGTCTGAAAACATTCTGGATTTACTACTAGGCTACAACGAGCGAGATGAGAAGGCGACGATTGAAGCCATCTCGACGGCTCTCGCAATGACGACGCAGGATGTGGAGCATACGCTACAAGCCATGAAAATGCAAGTGTATCACAAGAGCGATCACAAAATCGTGATACCGGAGAAACTTATTGAGCAGcgggaaaagcaaaagctcAAACGGAAGAGAGTTCTTGACCCCCAGAAGATCCAGTGGAAGCCACCGGTGTTTACAGCATCAAGCCGTACGTGGGGTTGGTGA
- a CDS encoding uncharacterized protein (EggNog:ENOG41~SECRETED:SignalP(1-19)): MRFSAIFSGAMLGVVLVSAHPGHDIGAEVAERSTMLRRLTRKDLSHCAAKLNVRGVTARSTKRRRDLAAQHAKGGSLMGRTLDRLLNESHHSTEQYGLETLESTIFASNNSCVLSPEVTEGPYYVSGEYIRKNVTEDQRGVGLVLDIQVLDTETCEPVTGAFLEIWHCNSTGVYSGVSASGNGNSAVDTSNLNATFLRGVQKTDSDGTVQFDTLFPGHYTGRTTHIHVMVHLNATAETNGTLLDTNASHVGQIFFDQDLINQVEATAVYSSNTQTLTTNAEDSIAAQEAETSDPFLEYVLLGTDVQDGLLGWISFGINTTLSKEVNAAATYYQTGGESNPNAGGGGAPGGAPPNGTFPGGTPPSGTPPSGTS; encoded by the exons ATGCGTTTCTCAGCAATCTTCTCAGGCGCGATGCTCGGCGTCGTCCTAGTCTCGGCTCACCCCGGCCATGATATTGGAGCTGAAGTAGCTGAGCGCTCGACCATGCTCAGGAGGCTCACGCGCAAGGATCTTAGTCACTGTGCGGCTAAATTGAATGTTCGCGGTGTTACGGCTCGGTCCACGAAGCGCAGAAGAGACTTAGCAGCCCAGCATGCGAAAGGCGGAAGTCTAATGG GTCGCACCCTTGATAGGCTTCTCAATGAATCACATCACTCTACGGAGCAATATGGTCTAGAGACGTTGGAAAGCACTATTTTCGCTTCGAATAACTCGTGTGTGCTCAGTCCTGAGGTAACCGAGGGTCCTTACT ACGTTTCCGGCGAGTATATCAGAAAGAATGTAACAGAGGACCAACGTGGTGTTGGCCTAGTCCTAGATATCCAGGTCCTTGATACGGAAACCTGCGAGCCTGTGACTGGCGCGTTTCTTGAAATATGGC ACTGCAACTCGACAGGTGTCTATTCGGGAGTCTCTGCTTCTGGGAATGGCAATAGCGCTGTGGACACTTCGAACCTCAATGCCACCTTTCTCCGTGGCGTTCAGAAGACCGATTCCGATGGTACCGTGCAGTTTGATACGCTCTTCCCAGGCCACTATACGGGTCGAACTACGCACATTCACGTCATGGTACATCTCAACGCAACGGCCGAGACCAACGGAACACTTCTCGACACAAATGCCTCTCACGTCGGACAGATCTTCTTCGACCAAGACCTGATCAACCAGGTGGAGGCCACAGCGGTATACTCGTCCAACACGCAGACACTGACCACCAATGCAGAAGACAGTATCGCCGCTCAAGAGGCAGAAACAAGCGACCCGTTCTTGGAATATGTGCTTCTGGGAACCGACGTGCAGGATGGACTGCTGGGTTGGATCAGTTTCGGCATTAACACGACACTCAGTAAGGAGGTCAACGCTGCGGCGACGTATTATCAAACTGGTGGAGAGTCGAACCCAaatgctggcggcggcggtgctcCGGGCGGTGCTCCTCCAAACGGCACTTTCCCAGGCGGCACTCCTCCGAGCGGCACTCCTCCAAGTGGCACTTCTTAA
- the REX4 gene encoding 3'-5' exonuclease (BUSCO:EOG092D3LRW), translating to MAELSSNWKILQARLKAGAASQPPAKRKAEEQLQSSAKRKPPGTNESKGSVPPFRKKKAAAHRMGGVQSSTAVDKPKQNPSPSLAIWAKDHEVSTEDLAEAYGLGVKGNTMMLASEKDKVNHGLSSGVEIGKYVAIDCEMVGVGPGGHESALARISIVDFHGRQIYDSYVKPVERVTNWRTTVSGISQKEMRFARDFSEVQKEVDDIIKDKILIGHDIKHDLDALKLSHSPRNIRDTAKYPAFKKYGNGRKPALKVLAKEILGIEIQSGPHSSTEDARATMLLFRKHKSGFDMDNMNRYAPKQTTNSSASRSKKKTKKKP from the coding sequence ATGGCCGAACTATCTTCTAATTGGAAAATACTTCAAGCCCGATTAAAGGCTGGGGCAGCTTCCCAGCCGCCTGCAAAACGAAAGGCTGAAGAGCAGCTACAATCCTCGGCGAAAAGAAAACCTCCTGGGACAAACGAGAGTAAAGGCAGTGTACCACCATTtcgcaagaagaaggcagctgCTCATAGAATGGGCGGTGTCCAAAGTTCAACCGCGGTAGACAAGCCCAAGCAGaacccatctccatccttggCGATATGGGCCAAGGATCATGAGGTCTCAACCGAAGATCTGGCAGAGGCCTATGGCCTGGGAGTCAAAGGCAATACAATGATGCTCGCATCTGAGAAAGACAAAGTAAATCACGGCCTTTCTAGCGGAGTTGAGATTGGAAAGTATGTCGCCATTGACTGCGAGATGGTAGGAGTTGGGCCAGGTGGGCATGAATCAGCACTGGCGCGCATTAGTATCGTTGATTTCCACGGGCGACAGATCTACGATTCATATGTGAAGCCGGTAGAACGTGTTACCAACTGGAGAACAACCGTGAGCGGAATTTCCCAAAAGGAGATGAGATTTGCAAGAGATTTCAGCGAAGTTCAAAAAGAAGTCGACGACATCATAAAAGACAAAATTCTTATTGGTCACGATATCAAGCATGACTTGGATGCTCTCAAACTCAGCCACTCTCCAAGGAATATTCGCGACACCGCCAAGTATCCCGCCTTTAAAAAGTATGGGAATGGACGGAAGCCGGCACTAAAAGTCCTTGCTAAAGAAATCCTTGGTATCGAGATTCAGAGCGGCCCGCACTCTAGCACCGAGGATGCTAGAGCCACCATGCTCTTGTTTCGGAAGCATAAATCTGGCTTTGACATGGATAATATGAACCGATATGCTCCAAAACAGACGACCAATTCCAGCGCGTCTCGTTCGAAAAAGAAGACTAAGAAGAAGCCATGA